The Marasmius oreades isolate 03SP1 chromosome 9, whole genome shotgun sequence sequence GCCTTTTTTATCGACTTCTCCAACTCTGCAATACGAGCGGTTGCTGACGCATCAAGCTTGTTTTGCTTCCTGAAGAAAGTCAAGTCAGTAACAATAGCTTTTGAACGTTTGTTTTGCGCTCACTTTAATGCCGCTGCTGTCATTTCCGCTTCTGTGACCCTCGTTTTCCCTGTTTGAATCTCCATTCCCAGTTTCACGTACTCCATCTCAATCTCAGGCACCTTCTTGTTGGCCGCACTAAGTTGGTCTTGGGCACTCTTCAGCTCGGTCATCTTCTCCTGTAGCTCGACCTCAGCATCCTGACTCTCTTTCTCCAGTTTTCTCATCACATCCGGTCTGACTGCTTCCGCAGAAAACTTGGAACTCATGGCTCCCCTAGCTTGATTTCTTCCACCGCCAGACATAGTCCCAGAGAGGTCGATTAATTGTCCTGTCAAGGTGACAACGCGCCATCGCTTTTCACCAAAAGCAATACGATTCGCTTGCGCCACATCTTGTGCAACCAAGGTGTCCGCAAGTGCCTTATAGAACGCTGGGCGGAACTTGTCGTCCTTTATTGCGATCAGGTCGAAAAGCCTTGGGACGTTTTCCGGAGTCGGTTTTGGCTGCATGGCTTCAGGTCGATATTGACATTTATCAAGGACCATAAAGGACGCTCGACCGATATTGTTTGTGCGAAGGTACTcaatgccttgttgcgcctGTTCGACTGTGTCAACGACCATGTGATGTAGCTGGGGGCAAGCAGTAGAAATTGCAACGTCGTATTGGTCTGGTATGGTCCCAAGGCTTCCGAGGCGACCCTTGAAAATGAGTTTAGTGGACTCTCCGTGCCGTAAACACAACACAAACTCTCACATAAAATCCTTGAAGCCTACCCGAATCTCTGAGCCCATTTAAACCAGTCAACACTCGATTCTGCGATCTGTTTTCCGCTTGCGAAGCTTTGGCTTCCGAAACTTTCGCGTTTGACGACGCAACTTTACGGTTACACTTCCCTACGTCCTCTTGTGTATCCTTCAAGAATCGGTTGAGTACACGGAAATATTTTTAGGAGAAAAGTCGGTACCTGGATTTTCTTAGCTAAAACCTCCTTGTCTCTATCCAGCCCTACTTTCTGCGCCTTAAGCTGTGCCTGCCTTTCAACCTGTGGTAGGAGGTTGAGCAGGGGCAAGTCATGTTAGAAGGGAAAATAGGCCTACCTTCTGTTCCATCTCACTTTTCAGAGTCTCCAACCTCATGTCCGCTTCTTCCTGGGCTTGCTTAGCCTGCTCTGCCTTGCTAACAATCGCGTCCCTTTCACTCGTGGCGATGTCGAACTCAGATTGCGTAGCATTGATCTTGGTATTCCAAGGTTGCAGTTCACGTTGCAAGACTTCCTTTTGGTCGTAGTAGACTTTAGTCTTATCTGGGCACGGCACGGAAAAAGTCAGTGACCATAAACTTTGTGTGAAGCTCACCCACCTTTGAGTGAGTCCTGAATCTTTGCCAACGCTTTCTCCTCTTTGACCAAAGACTCCTCGTGTTCTTGCAGCTTGTCCTTTCCCTTCTCGATCCTCAGAGTACTATCTTCAATGGTCTGCTTTGCAGACCGGAGAGAATTGTTTTCCTAAGGTACCCCGGTGAGCAGATCAACGAACGAAACCCAACTTGGCGGAACCTACCTCCATCACTAGTTTGCTGTgcttcttcaccttcccctCGGCGTGTTTCTTACGTTCGTTGACGCCcacttccttcttctcctgctCTGCTAAATCTTTCTGAGCTGCAGTCGCAGCTTTTTGAAGTTCCTGTGATATCTTGCTGTGAATACGGTGACTATGTATCTGCAGGGCTCACGCGTACCTTGTAAGCTGTTTCCCTATCCCTGTAATGTTTCTCCAGCAGCACCAGATGATTTACATCATCCTTATTCTTGGCCATTTCCTGCTCAAGTTCCTCCCCTAATTCCTCCAGCtgagcttcaagtttcaCCGCCGATGACAACGCTTGACCAACGTATATCTGATACAAGATGCTCTTCTTCTTTACACACTCGTTCCACAGATTCTGGAATTCAATGGCCTCCTTACGTTTGGCTTCCAGAGaatctttctccttctctacCAATCTGGACGAGGATGATTAATCGAATGTGAACATTGTCTACGAAATTTTACCTCAGCCGTGTCAGCTTCTCCTGCCGCGAGTCATTCAATCGCTCCAACTCATCCATTGCTTCTTGTATGGGTTCTTTGAAGTGCGCGGTCCCAATAATGTCCTCAAGGTACtccaaaagaccttcatcaTGTTCAGAGGTTGCTTTGGGTTTCATGAGGGCAATGGATTCAACCTCGCCCTGGAGAGATAGTTAGTTAACTTAACATTATACAGACACGTAATCGAACAAACCTGGAGAATTAAGAAACGTTTGTGGTCTAAATCGATCCCCCTTCCTTTCAACATAGTTTGAACCTCGGTAAACGAACTCTGCCTTCCGTTGATCGTGTATTTACTGGTATTGTTCTTGTACGCGTGCCGCGCAACGACAAGCTCCGATCCTGGTACAATCTCGAATTCGTCTGGACCAGGCTTAGCAAGAAATAAAAATGTCAGTCAATAACAATGCCCAAATCAATAATGCGTACCAAATCAGTGATTTCACGGAAATAGATTTCAACTCTACACTCTTGCAAGTCGGGATATCTTGCTGAGTTGTGAATCAATTCACCGAGTTTTCCTTGTCTCATCTTCGTTGCTCGATAGCCAAAGACGAAGAGTAAAGCATCGATAGTGTTCGATTTTCCGGAACCATTGGGGCCCACGATGGATGAAAATGACTGAGCTCGTGTTACATTAGGACGTGGAAGAACGGTTTAAGGGAGACCAAGCACGTACTTTATGGAACGGCCCAATTTCCTGTCTCCCCCCATAGCTCTTGAAGTTGACCAAAACCAACTTGTGGATGACTAGCCGAGCTTTCGGCCCCTCGGGTTCTGGTGCGACGGTCGTCTGAGGCTGAGCCACAGGAACGGAAGCGGGTGGTAGAGGATCGAATAGAgatttttcttcctcttcctcttccataACTTCTGGTTCTTTTTCCGAAGTAGCAACTTTCGCAGTCTTCGATCTACCAGATTTCTTCGCTAGGACTCCCTGTCGAGGCCTCCGGACTGGCGCTGTGTCTTCTTTATCATCATCCATGGCCTCTGAAGCTTTGGACACGAGTTCAGGTTCTCCACCGGATTCTGATTCATCGACTTCCACCTCCGGCGTAGCTTTTTTGGCGACTCTTGAGCGTGTTGAGCCACGTGTGGGTCGTGTCGTGGTTCCACTGGCCTTCCTTGTAGTTTTCCTACCCTTCGGCTTCTTCTCCTCGTATTCCTCGTCTTCATTTTCCTCATCCCCACCGTCAACATCACTCCCCAACTGGCTCTCATTGGACGGtcgtttcttcttcatcggcggggcctccctatcttcttcatctcctgTCTCCAAAACTTCTTCAAGTGTGGATGTGTTGCGCGTAGAGGTTCTGGAACGCGGGGCTGGTACAGCGCTGGACCGTGCTGAAGTGCTCCTCCGGGGTCTCGTAGACGACCGGGGTTTCTCAACATTTTCTTTCTCGATAACGACATCGACGGCCAGAGATTGCGAGGATCTCTTACGTTTTCCAGGATTTGAGTTTGATTCTGGTCGGGGTTGGGGCTCGACCGACGCACTGGTACGCGTCGAGCGACGAAGTGGCATCGTGGTGTTAGGAGTTGAACCGTGTGCGTGTTACGTGGGTTTACGTGACGTGACTCAACGCGAAAGCTCACGTGCGTTCACGAATTTGAACTGAACTTTCGGCAGGTTATATAGGACGTTTTATTATGGATACATCACGGTCACTACTTATGACCATCAAGGCATTCTAAAATTCACCGCCCaaatcatcctcatccagATCACCCTCTTGGATTTCTTTTGCGAGTTCTTTCTCCCTTTCTCGTGCACCTTCAGCTGCAGCAAGCTCCTTACGATGGGCATTGAGTGGGTACCGCATTGCCTAAAAGATTTGCCCTTTATGACCAGTATGCCAATAGGATAGTAGTACAACAACTTACCTTGACGCTCTGATTATGAAGCTCAAGGCAATATCCAATCCTCCGTTGGAACGCCTCTGCAACATTATTCCCGTAGGCATTCTGGCCTTTGGCCCCACCTGCACCCTTACACGCCATCCAACCTTGCTCGTGAATCATCCGTCCCTCGATGACACCATCCCTGATCGCTTTACCTACAATATACTCAGCGTCTTCTTCGGAATCTAAATGTAATTTGACGCAGATATCTTTGAGCGATATCAGAGAGTAAGCGAGAGAAAGTTGACGGATGCCAGTTTTGATGACATTCTGGCGAAGTCTCACGATGAGGGTGTGAGTATGGTCTGTCTGGAAGGTAGCAGAGTGCTTCGCAACGGTGGTTAAGAATTGGGAGAGGGATCCGGTCCGAACAGCTTTTAAGTGGACAAAatcagaaagtacgaaagccatggctaacatAATACACAAACCTCTCACAAGTTCAAAATAGCCTACGAGCGCCTTCTCGAGAACTTTATGCCTGAAGATGCTACGATCGGGGATATCACCCATCAAGAGCTCGACAACAATGTTCAACTTGTGAACGGCTTGGAAAAAACCAGGCGCTATCGTCGGAGGAGGTGCTCTTCTTATAGCCTGTTGAAGGTTCACATGTGCATCGGTGTAGTTGAGCTGTACGGCCTTGATCCGTCCAAGGTAGTAATGATAGCGGGCGAACTGGTTATTCGGTGCGGATGGGGGAAATGTGGTTTTGGATACAAGCTTGTCAGCCTGATCATAGAGGGAATAAGTGATGTAAGATCGGAGAAGGCAGTTGAGAAGAACGGCCTCTGTCGTCGAATCGTGCCGAAGTGCTGCTGTACGCTGTGCAGCAAGAAACAGGCTTTCATTCATTCAATTTCAGAGCTGTGCGATGAATAAAACGAAGAAAACCCACATCCGAGCCTCAGCCAACTCTCCACGAAGCTCATAAACGCGCTCCACTGCAGACCACACTTTGGCGGCGAGAGGATCCATGCTCCGCCTGTTCAACCTATGCACTTTTTCCAGACTCTCATTTGCTAACTCCTTCGCTTTCCCATATGAGGTCTGCGATTTGAGCATCTGGTACAAGATGAGAAGACGAAAGTAGACCTCGGTTTCGGGGACTGGTTCAGATGTGGGAGGTGATGCCGATGGGCCAGTTGGTGGGCTATTTGGTGCTGCAGAATCAACCTCCATAGCCGAATGAGAGGATACTGCAGGCAGCCATGACAATAAGGTGGCTTTCGCCGATGAATCTGCGTAAAAAGTTGATTGTCAATTTCCAAGAACAATAATAGAGAATGGTGCGCACCCTTGGGGTAAACATGTTCAATCGCATTTCTTAGAACATCTTCGTCAATTCTTTTTCTCAAAGCATTCAACGTCCTTAGTACTCGTTGAGTGAAGCGAGGTTCAATTGTCGAGACTGCCCGGTCGATGAGAGCAACATTCGACTTGATTTCGACCAACGGTGACTTGGGTTCTTCTATCTTGGgttcttcctttttctcttccttcttttccttcttgGAAGGTTCAGTCGGTTTCATGTCGACATCGGGCATCGTGAGGGATCTGGGGAGAACTGTGGCTTCCAGGCCTGGCACGGAGGTGACGCGTCTAACGCGCGTGGACCGTGAGAACTAACTTCCTTTTGGACTTTCCAAACACCTTTGTTTTTTGCTCCTATTGTTTGCCTGGACTATAAAACCCCTCGGCCCTTTACATTTTCACCATGACCATGGGCAGAACCAGTGCGTTTTCTCGCCGTTTTTCTATATTTCTTCCTCTAATGATTAGCTATAGAGACGAAACGTCCGTCTCTGCCGCTCAAGTCCAGTAAGCTTGTTCTCGATCAGCATTTTGTCTTACTGATCTCAAAATTTATCTTTACTGCCCCATCCCAGAACTCAAGAAGGATCCTGGGATCCCAAAACTTCCGAGTCTGAAGGCCAAGAATGAAGCGAAACAGAGAGTGCGAGCGGTGTGTCAGATAATCGGGCCTCGAGGCGCTACCAACAAGTTGATTTCATCTTGTAGACCCCCCAAGGAACCCATAACCGAGATAACGACTCCTACATGGCATCAGAGCCtactctttcatctcttgCTCAACTTGCGACAGATGCCGATACAGCCACCGTCCGGTTTCAGGGTAACGAAGATTCGAATTCCTCGGCTGGACCATCAACAAAAACTAAAGAGCAGATACGGAAGCATTATCTTCGCGCCCTTCATAAAGTCATCGATGAGAGCGATATCATAATACTGGTACTTGATGCACGAGACCCAGAAGGATGTAGAAGTAGACTGGTAGAGGAAGAAGTTCGAAGGCGGGAAAGCGAAGGGAAGAAACTAGTATTTGTGCTCAATAAAGTCGGTAAGTCAGGCCATCAGCTTTTATCGAAGATTTACAACGCTTCTTGCTCCCAGATCTTATCCCAAAAGCTAACGCTCAGGCATGGCTACAGCACCTACGGCATTCCACCCCTACTCTTCCAttcctttctccttcatctgCGCAACATCAACGATCAAATATCTCTTCGTCAACTGCACCTGCGCTGCTCAAATTGTTGAAAGCCTACAGGCCTAAAACTGGTAGCTTCACCATCGGTGTAGTTGGATACCCCAATGTCGGAAAAAGTAGTCTCATTAATAGTTTGAAGAGAAACAAGGTCAGTTCAAAGTGCCTTGACCTAGGATTCTGGTTTGTCAACCTCCCGCATAGGTTTGCGGTGTTGCAACCCAAGCAGGTTTTACGAAAGACGTCCAATCGGTACAACTAGAACGTGGAATACGAATCATCGATTCTCCGGGTGTCATctttgatgacgacgacgacgaggccAAAGGCCAAAAGAAAGGGAGCGTACTACTCAGAAATGTAGTCAAAGTCGAAGATGTCGACGATCCGATAGCCGTTGGTGAGTTTTACCTTACATTTCTGTGTTAGCTGAAAGGTCCTCACCATCTGTGCTTGTAGTCGAAGAGATTCTTTCTCGGACTGCAAAAGAGACAATACAAAAAATATATAATCTACCAGGATTCTCATCGACTCTGGAGTTTCTCACTATGCTTGCATTAACCAGTGGGAGGTTGCTGAAAGTGTGTTTCACTCCCTCACCGTGTCCGACCGTCCCTAAGCAAAGTTCCCTAGGGAGGAACACCAGACATCACCTCGACCGCCAGACAGGTCATAACCGATTGGAACCACCAGAAAATACCGTACTTTTCCGTTCCTCCCGAAATCCACCCTTCATCAATACCTTCAATGAGTGAGTGAAACGTTCTAGGCGCTACTCTTCACGTTCTAACCACGGTATGTGGTAGTGGAAACAGGATCATATGAAGCCATTGTCGCACCCGGCGCTGAAAACGTCGGTCAATCTCAAATCGTGACTTCGTTCTCCAAGCCATTCGAACTAGCAGGCCTATTCGGTGCAGCCGACGCAAAAGCGTTCGATGAAAGCACCGGAGACGTCGACATGAATCTAAACGCTGAAGTATCCGATAACGAAATGTTTTGCGATGCGAAGGAGACTTTAGAGCAAGGCATGGACGAAGACTCGTACGGTCATTTGATAGTGAATACATCTTAACTTACATGCTCACGGAAGCTCTAGAACAATGCAGCAAGAAGACCCGTCCCGTCGCGTTTCACTCGGAAAACGCCCTCGTTCACCAACTTTCACCGCGAATTCTCTAGGAGAAGAGCCTTTCCAGCGCAAACCCAAACGACATCGTAAATCGAAGACAATCCCGTCCTATGGCGAGGCACCAGATGCACATGTCCTAAAGAATATGGGTAGGAGTAATCCACTCAATAGAAGGAATCTcaagaaggagatgaagaaagaaagacgGATTTCGGCCCTCAAGGCAAGGGCCGCTGGAGAAGGTATGGAAGTAGATGATACAGGTGGAGGATTAGGCACGACCTTCATGGCTTCGTTTCCGCTTGTATAGATAGAGTATTTGTGCAATTGATATTTGCTTACATACATGGCGGACTCCTGTGAGCTACGGTAAGCCACTTGCTCGAAGTCGCTTTTGGAACTTGGCTTTCAAAAACCTCGTTTGTACCGACTAGATTACAGATATTACACGATAACGCCCATAAAACAAGTAAAAAGAGGAATAGAATCAATACATTGTCGAGTCCTGCAATCTCCACTTCCCCAGCGGCCCCCACCACCATAAAGACTGCCTCTGTACCGGTTCTGGTGGCTGAGGTGGAATGGGTGGTTGGATTGATGCTGCAGAGCAATGAACAGAACGTCCTTCTGTATTCGTATTCTGAGGTTCGGACTGCGCACGGCGGTTACGTCGGGAGGGATCCGCCTGATCATCTTCATCCGTATAATTATCATCACTTCCACTTGTTGCACTGTCACGCTCTCGTGTCCTCTCTCGCCCTCGTCTAGAGCCGTTCTCGTATTTATCCATTTCATATGCGGCTTCAGTTGTCGTCGCTGATGCTCCCTCTTGCCTCAATCTCCAACCAAAGTACCCCAGTCCCCACCCTGTGCCGGGCACCCCCATCCTAAACCACCCTACACCTCCGGAACTCTTGacattcttcttttttcttcgatttccgTCATTCTCCGCTCTCTCCATCCTCTGCATgaccctctccctctcaacGCGTACTCGCTCCCGCTCTGCTCTCTCTAACTCCATAATTCTCTCACGTCGTTCTTCGGCCTGTATTCTGGCAGCCGTGACATGCGCATGTCTCAGGTTTGCATACCACTCATGAATCACCCGAGGTAGAAAACCAGGTAAAGTTCCGGTGGAAGACGTAGTAACTGATGTGGTCGATGAAACTGAGTTGCTGCGCCTTGGCCTGTTCGACGTTGGGTGGCCTCCGTCCTTCGCAGAACCACCCTCATTGTCAGATGCGCGGGGCTCTCCTTCAGGCCGTGCACGACGCCTACGTCTCGATTTGCTTGAATCATTGCCATCATGTTCATGTTCCTCGTCAGGATGAGAACTTCTCCGTTCAAACATACGCCATCGTTTGGTGGAATTGGTGGCGTCGTTCCCAGTCACATCCGCTTCACCATTCGCCATCCGTCTCGCTCTTCTTCTTTGTTCTCTTTTCCCAGAGATTCTCTGCCCACGCCTCAACACCTCTTCTACCACTTCTTCCGTCGTCGCACCGCTTCCAGCCCCgacccaccaccaccacccgagAAAACTTTGCCAGAGAGTCACAGCCCACATGAGTCCGGGTAGCCACACatactcttcttcccttggTACATAGAGGAAATTCAGAGCAGTAGAAGCAATCGCCAACGCCAACGCAGCAGCCCCGAATACAGCCGTGCCACCATCCGTGCGCCATGCTTGAACTCGGTTGACAAGAAGTCCCCATATGAATAGTGCAGCTGTAAAAAGAAGAGAGAGCGTGGCATTGCAAACGTTGCGAATGGCACTGGCTATCTCGATTGTATGTGATGATGCAGAAATTGGGATTAACTGCATCGTTGCCGACAAGATGGCCAAAGGTCCGAGTAATGAGAAGATAAGCCTTTTCTCGAGTGTTGAGGGATAGAGGAGACCGAGAAATTGGATATGTGTTATTTGCACCAAGACGCTAGTCGTGGCCATCATTATGACCCATGTCGCCCTCTCTGCTAACGTCCATTCTTTATTTTCCCAGTCTTCGTCTGAAGGAGGTACATTGACAGATATATAGCTAATCATGTAGGGCCAATCATCTGACTCGTCAATGGAGCGTTGCAAGACAACATTGAGTGTTGCGATAAGGGAGATGAGGAGTGTAGTGACACCAGCAAGTTGGAGGATATAGTTGACCGGGGCCAAAGGCCAATGATATTGAGCAGTAAAGAGAAGGTGGATGAAGAGCACCGATACGAGTGTGAATACGACACCAGTAACGAGAATCTGGACAGGTAGCGACTGGACAAATGGTGGTTTATATTGCAAGTAAGGATCTGTATCCAAACTGCAAACGCGGACTCAGAACTGGACAAATTGAGAGTTAAGTAGTGCATACCCTGGATCTTGAGCGCAGACAGCAGAGGTCAAAAGAATAGCAAGGATGAGCGAGAAGCCCATCCAACAGTACATGGATGCAGGTCGCGAAAATGGTCGGCTTAGTAAGCCGTTCGGAGTTCACTGAATAATATTCTATTCTATTACGCCAAATACAGTAGCAAGTACCAAATCATCAAAACAATACGTCGTAACGGCCAGTTGGCCAAAGTATGCGTGCGTTAACAAGTCCATGGTCGTGACAATAATTAATCATGCAAACAAGAATTCTGCGAGTGACGGGATAGAAGGGGATTGTATAAATGTAAGCTGAATGTCCATGACAAACTGGATTCGAAACGGGCAGTTACGAGAGTGACGAAAGGGGGGGGATCCTGAATAGTATCAGACAGACTAAGGTCCGGCAAGAGTATCGTCCGTTCATTGAGTTGAGACAGCAACACTCTTCGACTTGCCCACACCACCAGAGCCAAATTTGCTGGCGGCAACCATTTGATGAACTCCAGGTCGAGAGGGACGGAGTCCACAATCTCGTGGGGCAATCTCACCACACTTGACATGAGCCCTACCGCCAAAACCGTTAGCGACCCGCTCGTAGATACACAGAAAAGGACAGCTCACTTCAACCCACAGTCATCACATTCCAGTACTGGCTTCCAACCTAATCTCTTAAAACAGATGTCACACTTCTGTACTAATAGTCCACTCGAAAAGAAAAGTTCGAAGGGATTCCATCCCGCGATAGCAACTGCGGCAGCACTATCTGGTGGAGAAAAGGTGCCACTCCCACTAGACTTCTTGGGTTTAGCTCCTGGTTTGATGAGAGTAAATCGATGGACGAGAGGGCTCGTATAGTTGCCCGTCAAAGAGCGGATTGTCGATCCACCTTCGGTTGCCAAAGCAGTCGAAATGATAGACGAGCGACCTCTTGCAGTATGATACGAGTCAAGGGAATCGATAGTGAGAATGGATGAAGAGCCAAGTAGATCCTGTCCGTCTTGTGGGTCTTGCGCCATAATAGTCGAAATCGATGATGCGGAAATGGAGTGGCCACTACCCGGTAGAACGGGAACAGGGGTTTCATTCGGGTCGGGAGAAGGACTAATAGTCAGGATAGAAGACAGGGCCGGAGGCGGCGTAGAAGAGACTTGTGAACTGTGTTGACGAATTACGGTTGTGCTGTATTCTGAAAAGGCAGAATTGTTCTCTTTGAGAAGGGGCTCCCGGCCTGACCAAATCAGGGTTAGTCGATAGTGGATTTGATTGGGAAAAGCAGTACCATTCTGACCATCAATCCAATCACTGGTAATGCCAACGTTCTGCAATCCAGATACAGCTTCCATGAGTTCGTCATCATCGTCGCTATCGTCGGTCCCGTTGTTCCTGATATTCTTCCCAACACCAACTCCGAAACTTGGAATCCTTAGCACCGGACCAGGTCGCTTGCTCCCGGTCATAAACTTGATACTCCCAACATTGACCTGATCGGATTCGTCCGGACGCGCCAAAACCTCCGCCTCTATGATTGCCAGTCGTTCGAGAATATTCCTCGTATTGGGACGATCGGCCGGATTCACGGCGAGGCAGTCCAAGCATAGCGCGATCAACTCAGGAGGACATCCCGGGCTCACCAGTCTATGGACCTCTTCGGCCTCGATAGAGAAAGTAGGCGCAGCTCGTTTGAAATGCTTATCATCGGCCAATATCCTCGAGATAATCTCGCAGTAAATGATCCCAAGAGAAAAGATGTCCGTAGGAAGATCAAACTCCTCTCCCAATAAGATCTCCGGGGACATGTAGGAATCCGTTCCACAGAAGgtgagtcgctttgactcatCAACGTTACGAGCCGCAATACGTGCAAACCCGAAGTCGGTGATCTTAAGCCGCCCGTTGGATGTAACAAGGAGGTTCTCGCCTTTCAGATCACGGTGTATGCACTTGCGAGCATGAAGGTATGCGAGAGCACGGGCAATGTCGGTTGCAAAAGAAAGACGTAGTCGCCATGGGAAGGGTTTTAATTTCTCGTGGATGTATAGCCGGAGGTTTCCATTCTCTATGAACTCGGAAACGATGAATATGCGGCCATCAGGGTCTGGTGCACGAGAAAGACCAAGAAAGAGGACAATGTTGGGATGGCGAGACTCTTTCATCAACCGCCATTCTCGTTCAAAGTATTTGGAGACGTCGTATTCGTTGGAAGGCAATACTTCTTTAATGGCAACGTCGATGCCCAGATACTTTCCTGGCACTCGAGCTGTAATCGACGATGGTTTCACAGAGCGGCTCAAGCTCACCTTTGTAAACTTTGCCAAAAGATCCTGAACCTAGTGTTTTCCAATCTCCCTTGATATCCTAGCAATGGCATCGAGAATAAGTATCTATCGAAGACGTTTCCGACCGCATAGAATGAAG is a genomic window containing:
- a CDS encoding uncharacterized protein (BUSCO:EOG09262CMP), which produces MPDVDMKPTEPSKKEKKEEKKEEPKIEEPKSPLVEIKSNVALIDRAVSTIEPRFTQRVLRTLNALRKRIDEDVLRNAIEHVYPKDSSAKATLLSWLPAVSSHSAMEVDSAAPNSPPTGPSASPPTSEPVPETEVYFRLLILYQMLKSQTSYGKAKELANESLEKVHRLNRRSMDPLAAKVWSAVERVYELRGELAEARILFLAAQRTAALRHDSTTEAVLLNCLLRSYITYSLYDQADKLVSKTTFPPSAPNNQFARYHYYLGRIKAVQLNYTDAHVNLQQAIRRAPPPTIAPGFFQAVHKLNIVVELLMGDIPDRSIFRHKVLEKALVGYFELVRAVRTGSLSQFLTTVAKHSATFQTDHTHTLIVRLRQNVIKTGIRQLSLAYSLISLKDICVKLHLDSEEDAEYIVGKAIRDGVIEGRMIHEQGWMACKGAGGAKGQNAYGNNVAEAFQRRIGYCLELHNQSVKAMRYPLNAHRKELAAAEGAREREKELAKEIQEGDLDEDDLGGEF